A part of Bufo bufo chromosome 7, aBufBuf1.1, whole genome shotgun sequence genomic DNA contains:
- the TNRC6A gene encoding trinucleotide repeat-containing gene 6A protein isoform X1, with protein MRELEAAATKDIEGSLRRGTAQQEEIQLMEERKNRKNDKKKKETASKKASDQKNKVPEQILSQPQPVNGNSGISTVTSIQNNNAKRPTALSPQQQQQQQPASRYPPREVPPRFRHQEQKPLVKRGQQIPGIAASLGLTTKVLNQESESSTVVCPEHTSTENQPGMPPIRDLVSHSPNQLDINHASLGSHYESSHWGSVSSNGDSGTNWDKVIVDGTDKEAWPSITGSSPEIASECMDIESTTNCGLEKSHIVPFGDAVGEMDTIRNGIGHSSQSKLLVGSNSNNAGNGSINGPWGVTHGPMISTCQDGPDSKSDSRHNRMNAWGAVSNSVNGVLNPSTLNMNGNHGAWPVLDSNGHTHKGSNNSGTSSTIGQVSNNRSINPKMGSSNPGSWGNIQENGDCELNGTQKASYGGQPQNLNTEMTGPNNTTNFMTSSLPNSAGVMQTNELPHSTGHGAWSVGTMNHSPLHTPSVTNGTSIPHLSNGEETNGGSYGTTWGTSGSNYSGDKSSAPKGQANGDTVNATIMQPGMNGPSGPNFKINGNKGGLWESGTVNSQNMHWGSENGGTSGGNPRGWGNPAQNTGTNITNGDWNKASNSNQHSNEGENSENGRKASNGWKSAEEENAGQNPTGSRGNETSNVWAKSTGESEGSVDSTGSQSEQNGGLQPVDRRKVDQQTLLQSIVNRGDLDPRVLCNTGWGQTPIKQNTAWNIKAASPRSDRKTDNGTEAWGASVSKTSNSGGWVEKPNPNSNDTSSVSEWGDPKPATGWGDAKGSVSQGNWGDQFAATTGTVKSNQSWGKEDKSTWNDAQKVKQGWGGHSNDGWGENSKSNHWGATKSSSSSDSEKSGSGWGDKKSNSWGSGNANNNSGWVDSSKANASQGWAEPTKLNQGGGDASKCGPSEMESDHLQSNNSTERGKKPETGNWGGQPANNKPSGWLGGPLSTPIREEEPTGWEEPSPESVRRKIEIDDGTAAWGDPSQYKFKNVNMWDKNTSNTTTTTTSGAEHPTQGHHQPPPTSAVPNKESSSGSGWGDTWSEPAAQSVDNGTAAWGKPMETAGGWGEQNSDMASSGWSHTPIGQQVSGKPGPKSMQDGGWCGDMTGTGGRVSGWDEDDVEIGMWNSNSSQETNWPPFMKKMPSKGNVKNGNKQDDGWMNPFVKQFNNMGFSRESPDDTLQSNKMDISGGLFPDKRMDLDKSGLVGDYSRVIGKGFGPRHFSKESSMDHNPYFDKNGNPNMFGVGSAAQARGTQQPQALNSSQPNLRAQVPPNMMPPQVPPSLLKYPPNNTGLNPMFNPQQVAMLNQLSQLSQLSQLSQISQLQRLLAQQQKVQNQRGGMPPGGRQQQEQQARSLGMQQQQQQFRQLDPNLLMKQAMPPSQQQMLHQPPVKSFLDNVLPHSTQELPKVPSPINTYNGFSLGLNANVNMELGGIKEPQSRLRKWTTVDNMSPNNSLEQNSSKHGAISSGFRLEDSPFGSYDFMNSSNSPSSPPGSIGDGWPSAKSPNGSSSVNWPPEFRPGEPWKGYPNIDPETDPYVTPGSVINNLSISTVRGVDHLRDRNSGSSSSLNTTLPSNSAWSSIRASNYNVSHSSTAQSTSVRNSDPKPTWPPGSVSNTSLAHELWKVPLPSKSISAPSRPPPGLTGQKPPLSAWDNGSLRLGSGWGTSESRYTPGSTWSDNSSGRITNWLVLKNLTPQIDGSTLRTLCMQHGPLITFHLNLPHGTALVRYSSKEEVVKAQKSLHMCVLGNTTILAEFASEEEISRFFAQGQSMTPSPGWQSLGSSHSRLGSLDSPHSISNRGDINHWNSPGASGSSSGDLHCTSLWGTPNYSTSLWGNPSSESRGLSSSSPVGAFLPVDHLNGEPM; from the exons GCATGCCTCCCATTCGGGATTTGGTCAGCCACTCCCCTAATCAGCTAg ATATCAATCACGCTAGTCTAGGATCTCACTATGAAAGTTCGCACTGGGGATCAGTCTCTTCCAACGGTGATTCAGGCACAAATTGGGATAAGGTTATTGTAGACGGCACAGACAAGGAAGCGTGGCCATCCATCACAGgcagcagcccggaaatagcttcAGAAtgtatggatattgaatccaccACAAACTGCGGGCTGGAAAAAAGCCACATCGTGCCATTTGGAGACGCCGTAGGGGAAATGGATACCATAAGGAATGGCATTGGGCACAGTTCTCAAAGCAAGCTTTTGGTCGGCAGCAACAGCAATAATGCAGGCAATGGAAGTATTAATGGGCCTTGGGGTGTAACTCACGGACCCATGATAAGCACATGCCAAGATGGCCCCGATAGCAAATCAGACAGTAGGCACAACCGGATGAACGCTTGGGGCGCCGTCAGCAATTCAGTGAACGGAGTTCTGAATCCAAGCACTTTGAACATGAATGGCAACCATGGTGCCTGGCCTGTTTTGGACAGCAATGGACATACCCATAAAGGGTCTAATAATTCTGGCACAAGTAGTACTATAGGTCAGGTGTCTAACAATCGGAGTATTAACCCTAAAATGGGAAGCTCTAACCCGGGCTCCTGGGGAAACATTCAGGAGAATGGAGATTGTGAACTCAATGGTACACAGAAGGCTTCTTACGGTGGACAACCTCAAAACCTTAACACTGAAATGACTGGACCAAATAACACTACTAACTTTATGACCTCTAGTTTACCAAACTCTGCTGGTGTAATGCAGACAAACGAACTGCCTCATTCTACAGGGCACGGGGCATGGAGTGTGGGCACCATGAATCATTCTCCACTTCACACCCCTTCAGTTACAAATGGCACTTCCATTCCTCACCTTAGCAATGGGGAGGAAACAAATGGCGGATCATACGGTACTACATGGGGTACCTCCGGCTCAAACTACTCCGGAGACAAAAGTTCAGCCCCTAAAGGGCAAGCTAATGGCGACACTGTGAATGCGACAATAATGCAGCCGGGTATGAACGGGCCCAGCGGCCCAAACTTTAAAATCAACGGGAATAAAGGAGGATTATGGGAGTCGGGGACTGTAAACTCCCAAAATATGCATTGGGGAAGCGAAAATGGAGGGACTTCTGGTGGAAATCCCAGAGGATGGGGAAACCCAGCACAAAACACTGGCACTAACATAACGAACGGAGATTGGAACAAAGCTTCTAATAGTAATCAGCATTCCAATGAGGGGGAGAATTCAGAAAATGGCAGGAAAGCATCAAACGGCTGGAAATCTGCAGAGGAAGAGAATGCAGGACAAAATCCAACAGGGTCTAGGGGCAATGAGACAAGTAATGTATGGGCCAAAAGTACAGGGGAAAGCGAAGGTAGCGTAGACAGCACTGGAAGCCAGAGCGAGCAAAACGGTGGGCTTCAGCCTGTGGACAGAAGGAAAGTGGACCAACAGACATTACTCCAAAGTATTGTAAATCGAGGTGACCTGGACCCTCGGGTCTTGTGCAACACTGGCTGGGGTCAGACTCCTATTAAACAGAACACTGCTTGGAACATTAAAGCTGCTTCGCCTCGGAGCGACAGGAAGACTGACAATGGAACAGAAGCTTGGGGGGCCTCTGTGTCAAAGACTTCTAACTCAGGGGGATGGGTTGAGAAACCCAACCCTAATAGCAATGATACCTCATCAGTATCTGAGTGGGGAGATCCAAAGCCTGCTACAGGTTGGGGTGATGCCAAAGGCTCTGTAAGCCAAGGGAATTGGGGGGATCAATTTGCTGCTACTACTGGAACGGTCAAGAGCAATCAATCATGGGGTAAAGAGGACAAATCCACTTGGAACGATGCACAAAAGGTCAAACAAGGTTGGGGTGGGCACAGTAACGATGGCTGGGGAGAAAATTCCAAAAGTAATCATTGGGGTGCAACAAAGTCTAGTTCTAGCAGTGACAGCGAAAAGTCTGGCTCAGGTTGGGGAGATAAAAAATCCAACTCCTGGGGTAGTGGGAATGCCAATAACAATTCTGGTTGGGTCGACTCATCTAAAGCAAACGCAAGCCAAGGATGGGCAGAACCGACCAAGTTAAACCAAGGAGGTGGAGATGCTTCCAAATGTGGTCCATCTGAAATGGAGAGTGATCATCTGCAATCAAATAACTCCACAGAAAGGGGGAAGAAGCCAGAGACCGGAAACTGGGGAGGCCAACCAGCCAACAATAAACCATCGGGCTGGTTAGGCGGACCTTTGTCAACTCCAATAAGAGAAGAGGAGCCGACCGGTTGGGAAGAGCCTTCTCCAGAGTCCGTTCGACGCAAAATTGAAATAGATGATGGAACTGCGGCCTGGGGAGATCCGAGTCAGTACAAATTCAAGAATGTGAACATGTGGGATAAAAATACATCtaataccaccaccaccaccaccagtggGGCTGAACATCCAACCCAAGGGCATCATCAGCCTCCACCCACAAGTGCAGTGCCAAACAAGGAGAGCAGCAGTGGCTCCG GTTGGGGAGACACTTGGTCAGAGCCGGCAGCTCAATCTGTGGATAATGGCACCGCTGCGTGGGGTAAACCCATGGAAACTGCTGGCGGCTGGGGGGAGCAAAATTCAGACATGGCATCATCTGGTTGGAGCCATACTCCCATTGGTCAACAGGTCTCAGGCAAACCCG gtcccaaATCTATGCAAGACGGTGGCTGGTGTGGAGATATGACTGGGACTGGGGGCCGTGTCAGCGGCTGGGATGAAGATGATGTGGAAATAGGAATGTGGAACAGCAATTCCTCGCAGGAAACCAACTGGCCACCATTTATGAAGAAAATGCCTTCAAAG GGAAATGTGAAAAATGGTAATAAACAGGATGACGGCTGGATGAACCCATTTGTTAAGCAGTTCAATAACATGGGATTTTCA AGAGAGTCACCAGATGACACTTTACAGAGCAATAAAATGGACATTTCTGGAG GGTTATTCCCAGACAAGCGGATGGATCTGGATAAGTCAGGCCTTGTTGGAGATTACAGTCGAGTGATTGGGAAAGGCTTTGGGCCTCGGCACTTTTCCAAAGAGTCTTCCATGGATCACAATCCTTACTTCGATAAG AATGGCAATCCCAATATGTTTGGTGTTGGCAGCGCAGCACAAGCTCGGGGCACACAGCAGCCTCAAGCACTTAACTCATCTCAGCCTAATCTCCGTGCGCAAGTGCCTCCTAATATGATGCCCCCTCAG GTTCCTCCCTCTTTACTGAAATATCCGCCTAACAATACGGGCCTGAATCCAATGTTTAATCCCCAGCAAGTAGCCATGTTGAACCAACTTTCTCAACTTAGCCAACTTTCCCAGCTCTCTCAAATCTCCCAGCTACAG AGGTTATTGGCTCAGCAGCAGAAAGTGCAGAACCAGAGGGGAGGAATGCCACCAGGAGGGCGCCAGCAGCAGGAACAGCAG GCCCGCTCCCTTGgaatgcagcagcagcagcaacaattCCGCCAGCTGGATCCCAATCTCCTGATGAAGCAAGCAATGCCTCCTTCACAACAGCAAATGCTTCATCAGCCTCCTGTAAAGTCCTTCCTGGACAATGTTCTCCCCCACTCCACCCAAGAACTTCCAAAAGTTCCTTCACCCATCAACACTTACAATGGCTTCTCATTAG GCTTGAACGCGAATGTAAATATGGAACTTGGGGGGATAAAGGAACCACAATCCCGCCTGAGGAAGTGGACTACAGTTGATAATATGTCTCCTAATAATTCACTGGAACAGAACTCCAGTAAACACG GTGCTATTTCAAGTGGTTTTAGGCTTGAAGATTCTCCATTTGGTTCTTATGACTTCATGAACAGCAGTAACTCTCCATCCAGCCCTCCAGGATCTATAGGGGATGGCTGGCCCAGTGCCAAATCGCCAAATGGCTCCAGCAGTGTCAATTGGCCACCAG AATTTCGCCCTGGTGAGCCATGGAAAGGATATCCAAACATAGACCCTGAAACTGACCCCTATGTCACTCCTGGCAGTGTCATCAATAATCTGTCAATTAGTACTGTGCGGGGTGTTGACCACCTCAGGGACAGAAACAGTG GGTCATCCTCATCTCTGAACACCACGCTGCCTTCAAATAGTGCCTGGTCATCCATTCGTGCCTCCAACTACAATGTCTCCCACAGCAGTACCGCACAAAGCACTTCAG TCAGAAATAGTGATCCCAAACCAACTTGGCCCCCTGGTTCCGTCAGTAACACCTCCCTGGCTCATGAGCTGTGGAAAGTCCCTTTGCCATCTAAAAGCATCAGTGCTCCGTCCAGGCCTCCCCCAGGGCTCACTGGTCAGAAGCCGCCTTTATCTGCCTGGGATAATGGCTCCCTGCGCCTAGGTAGTGGGTGGGGAACTTCTGAATCCAGATACACTCCAG GTTCCACTTGGAGTGATAATAGCTCAGGGAGAATAACCAATTGGCTAGTTCTGAAAAACCTAACACCTCAA ATTGATGGCTCCACCCTGCGTACCCTGTGCATGCAGCATGGGCCTTTGATTACATTCCATCTGAACCTGCCCCATGGTACTGCTCTGGTCCGTTACAGTTCCAAGGAAGAGGTAGTAAAGGCACAAAAGTCTCTGCACAT GTGTGTTTTAGGGAACACTACTATCCTTGCCGAGTTTGCTAGTGAAGAGGAGATCAGTCGTTTCTTTGCACAAGGCCAGTCAATGACCCCTTCCCCAGGCTGGCAGTCCCTGGGCTCTAGCCATTCCCGGCTAGGTTCTCTGGATAGCCCCCACAGCATCTCGAATCGCGGAGATATCAATCACTGGAACAGCCCAGGTGCTTCTGGCTCCAGCTCTGGAGATCTTCATTGCACTTCTCTGTGGGGTACCCCAAACTATTCCACAAGCTTATGGGGTAACCCAAGCAGCGAGAgcaggggtctgagcagttcatcACCTGTCGGCGCTTTCCTACCTGTCGATCACTTAAACGGAGAGCCCATGTAG
- the TNRC6A gene encoding trinucleotide repeat-containing gene 6A protein isoform X5 has translation MPPIRDLVSHSPNQLDINHASLGSHYESSHWGSVSSNGDSGTNWDKVIVDGTDKEAWPSITGSSPEIASECMDIESTTNCGLEKSHIVPFGDAVGEMDTIRNGIGHSSQSKLLVGSNSNNAGNGSINGPWGVTHGPMISTCQDGPDSKSDSRHNRMNAWGAVSNSVNGVLNPSTLNMNGNHGAWPVLDSNGHTHKGSNNSGTSSTIGQVSNNRSINPKMGSSNPGSWGNIQENGDCELNGTQKASYGGQPQNLNTEMTGPNNTTNFMTSSLPNSAGVMQTNELPHSTGHGAWSVGTMNHSPLHTPSVTNGTSIPHLSNGEETNGGSYGTTWGTSGSNYSGDKSSAPKGQANGDTVNATIMQPGMNGPSGPNFKINGNKGGLWESGTVNSQNMHWGSENGGTSGGNPRGWGNPAQNTGTNITNGDWNKASNSNQHSNEGENSENGRKASNGWKSAEEENAGQNPTGSRGNETSNVWAKSTGESEGSVDSTGSQSEQNGGLQPVDRRKVDQQTLLQSIVNRGDLDPRVLCNTGWGQTPIKQNTAWNIKAASPRSDRKTDNGTEAWGASVSKTSNSGGWVEKPNPNSNDTSSVSEWGDPKPATGWGDAKGSVSQGNWGDQFAATTGTVKSNQSWGKEDKSTWNDAQKVKQGWGGHSNDGWGENSKSNHWGATKSSSSSDSEKSGSGWGDKKSNSWGSGNANNNSGWVDSSKANASQGWAEPTKLNQGGGDASKCGPSEMESDHLQSNNSTERGKKPETGNWGGQPANNKPSGWLGGPLSTPIREEEPTGWEEPSPESVRRKIEIDDGTAAWGDPSQYKFKNVNMWDKNTSNTTTTTTSGAEHPTQGHHQPPPTSAVPNKESSSGSGWGDTWSEPAAQSVDNGTAAWGKPMETAGGWGEQNSDMASSGWSHTPIGQQVSGKPGPKSMQDGGWCGDMTGTGGRVSGWDEDDVEIGMWNSNSSQETNWPPFMKKMPSKGNVKNGNKQDDGWMNPFVKQFNNMGFSRESPDDTLQSNKMDISGGLFPDKRMDLDKSGLVGDYSRVIGKGFGPRHFSKESSMDHNPYFDKNGNPNMFGVGSAAQARGTQQPQALNSSQPNLRAQVPPNMMPPQVPPSLLKYPPNNTGLNPMFNPQQVAMLNQLSQLSQLSQLSQISQLQRLLAQQQKVQNQRGGMPPGGRQQQEQQARSLGMQQQQQQFRQLDPNLLMKQAMPPSQQQMLHQPPVKSFLDNVLPHSTQELPKVPSPINTYNGFSLGLNANVNMELGGIKEPQSRLRKWTTVDNMSPNNSLEQNSSKHGAISSGFRLEDSPFGSYDFMNSSNSPSSPPGSIGDGWPSAKSPNGSSSVNWPPEFRPGEPWKGYPNIDPETDPYVTPGSVINNLSISTVRGVDHLRDRNSGSSSSLNTTLPSNSAWSSIRASNYNVSHSSTAQSTSVRNSDPKPTWPPGSVSNTSLAHELWKVPLPSKSISAPSRPPPGLTGQKPPLSAWDNGSLRLGSGWGTSESRYTPGSTWSDNSSGRITNWLVLKNLTPQIDGSTLRTLCMQHGPLITFHLNLPHGTALVRYSSKEEVVKAQKSLHMCVLGNTTILAEFASEEEISRFFAQGQSMTPSPGWQSLGSSHSRLGSLDSPHSISNRGDINHWNSPGASGSSSGDLHCTSLWGTPNYSTSLWGNPSSESRGLSSSSPVGAFLPVDHLNGEPM, from the exons ATGCCTCCCATTCGGGATTTGGTCAGCCACTCCCCTAATCAGCTAg ATATCAATCACGCTAGTCTAGGATCTCACTATGAAAGTTCGCACTGGGGATCAGTCTCTTCCAACGGTGATTCAGGCACAAATTGGGATAAGGTTATTGTAGACGGCACAGACAAGGAAGCGTGGCCATCCATCACAGgcagcagcccggaaatagcttcAGAAtgtatggatattgaatccaccACAAACTGCGGGCTGGAAAAAAGCCACATCGTGCCATTTGGAGACGCCGTAGGGGAAATGGATACCATAAGGAATGGCATTGGGCACAGTTCTCAAAGCAAGCTTTTGGTCGGCAGCAACAGCAATAATGCAGGCAATGGAAGTATTAATGGGCCTTGGGGTGTAACTCACGGACCCATGATAAGCACATGCCAAGATGGCCCCGATAGCAAATCAGACAGTAGGCACAACCGGATGAACGCTTGGGGCGCCGTCAGCAATTCAGTGAACGGAGTTCTGAATCCAAGCACTTTGAACATGAATGGCAACCATGGTGCCTGGCCTGTTTTGGACAGCAATGGACATACCCATAAAGGGTCTAATAATTCTGGCACAAGTAGTACTATAGGTCAGGTGTCTAACAATCGGAGTATTAACCCTAAAATGGGAAGCTCTAACCCGGGCTCCTGGGGAAACATTCAGGAGAATGGAGATTGTGAACTCAATGGTACACAGAAGGCTTCTTACGGTGGACAACCTCAAAACCTTAACACTGAAATGACTGGACCAAATAACACTACTAACTTTATGACCTCTAGTTTACCAAACTCTGCTGGTGTAATGCAGACAAACGAACTGCCTCATTCTACAGGGCACGGGGCATGGAGTGTGGGCACCATGAATCATTCTCCACTTCACACCCCTTCAGTTACAAATGGCACTTCCATTCCTCACCTTAGCAATGGGGAGGAAACAAATGGCGGATCATACGGTACTACATGGGGTACCTCCGGCTCAAACTACTCCGGAGACAAAAGTTCAGCCCCTAAAGGGCAAGCTAATGGCGACACTGTGAATGCGACAATAATGCAGCCGGGTATGAACGGGCCCAGCGGCCCAAACTTTAAAATCAACGGGAATAAAGGAGGATTATGGGAGTCGGGGACTGTAAACTCCCAAAATATGCATTGGGGAAGCGAAAATGGAGGGACTTCTGGTGGAAATCCCAGAGGATGGGGAAACCCAGCACAAAACACTGGCACTAACATAACGAACGGAGATTGGAACAAAGCTTCTAATAGTAATCAGCATTCCAATGAGGGGGAGAATTCAGAAAATGGCAGGAAAGCATCAAACGGCTGGAAATCTGCAGAGGAAGAGAATGCAGGACAAAATCCAACAGGGTCTAGGGGCAATGAGACAAGTAATGTATGGGCCAAAAGTACAGGGGAAAGCGAAGGTAGCGTAGACAGCACTGGAAGCCAGAGCGAGCAAAACGGTGGGCTTCAGCCTGTGGACAGAAGGAAAGTGGACCAACAGACATTACTCCAAAGTATTGTAAATCGAGGTGACCTGGACCCTCGGGTCTTGTGCAACACTGGCTGGGGTCAGACTCCTATTAAACAGAACACTGCTTGGAACATTAAAGCTGCTTCGCCTCGGAGCGACAGGAAGACTGACAATGGAACAGAAGCTTGGGGGGCCTCTGTGTCAAAGACTTCTAACTCAGGGGGATGGGTTGAGAAACCCAACCCTAATAGCAATGATACCTCATCAGTATCTGAGTGGGGAGATCCAAAGCCTGCTACAGGTTGGGGTGATGCCAAAGGCTCTGTAAGCCAAGGGAATTGGGGGGATCAATTTGCTGCTACTACTGGAACGGTCAAGAGCAATCAATCATGGGGTAAAGAGGACAAATCCACTTGGAACGATGCACAAAAGGTCAAACAAGGTTGGGGTGGGCACAGTAACGATGGCTGGGGAGAAAATTCCAAAAGTAATCATTGGGGTGCAACAAAGTCTAGTTCTAGCAGTGACAGCGAAAAGTCTGGCTCAGGTTGGGGAGATAAAAAATCCAACTCCTGGGGTAGTGGGAATGCCAATAACAATTCTGGTTGGGTCGACTCATCTAAAGCAAACGCAAGCCAAGGATGGGCAGAACCGACCAAGTTAAACCAAGGAGGTGGAGATGCTTCCAAATGTGGTCCATCTGAAATGGAGAGTGATCATCTGCAATCAAATAACTCCACAGAAAGGGGGAAGAAGCCAGAGACCGGAAACTGGGGAGGCCAACCAGCCAACAATAAACCATCGGGCTGGTTAGGCGGACCTTTGTCAACTCCAATAAGAGAAGAGGAGCCGACCGGTTGGGAAGAGCCTTCTCCAGAGTCCGTTCGACGCAAAATTGAAATAGATGATGGAACTGCGGCCTGGGGAGATCCGAGTCAGTACAAATTCAAGAATGTGAACATGTGGGATAAAAATACATCtaataccaccaccaccaccaccagtggGGCTGAACATCCAACCCAAGGGCATCATCAGCCTCCACCCACAAGTGCAGTGCCAAACAAGGAGAGCAGCAGTGGCTCCG GTTGGGGAGACACTTGGTCAGAGCCGGCAGCTCAATCTGTGGATAATGGCACCGCTGCGTGGGGTAAACCCATGGAAACTGCTGGCGGCTGGGGGGAGCAAAATTCAGACATGGCATCATCTGGTTGGAGCCATACTCCCATTGGTCAACAGGTCTCAGGCAAACCCG gtcccaaATCTATGCAAGACGGTGGCTGGTGTGGAGATATGACTGGGACTGGGGGCCGTGTCAGCGGCTGGGATGAAGATGATGTGGAAATAGGAATGTGGAACAGCAATTCCTCGCAGGAAACCAACTGGCCACCATTTATGAAGAAAATGCCTTCAAAG GGAAATGTGAAAAATGGTAATAAACAGGATGACGGCTGGATGAACCCATTTGTTAAGCAGTTCAATAACATGGGATTTTCA AGAGAGTCACCAGATGACACTTTACAGAGCAATAAAATGGACATTTCTGGAG GGTTATTCCCAGACAAGCGGATGGATCTGGATAAGTCAGGCCTTGTTGGAGATTACAGTCGAGTGATTGGGAAAGGCTTTGGGCCTCGGCACTTTTCCAAAGAGTCTTCCATGGATCACAATCCTTACTTCGATAAG AATGGCAATCCCAATATGTTTGGTGTTGGCAGCGCAGCACAAGCTCGGGGCACACAGCAGCCTCAAGCACTTAACTCATCTCAGCCTAATCTCCGTGCGCAAGTGCCTCCTAATATGATGCCCCCTCAG GTTCCTCCCTCTTTACTGAAATATCCGCCTAACAATACGGGCCTGAATCCAATGTTTAATCCCCAGCAAGTAGCCATGTTGAACCAACTTTCTCAACTTAGCCAACTTTCCCAGCTCTCTCAAATCTCCCAGCTACAG AGGTTATTGGCTCAGCAGCAGAAAGTGCAGAACCAGAGGGGAGGAATGCCACCAGGAGGGCGCCAGCAGCAGGAACAGCAG GCCCGCTCCCTTGgaatgcagcagcagcagcaacaattCCGCCAGCTGGATCCCAATCTCCTGATGAAGCAAGCAATGCCTCCTTCACAACAGCAAATGCTTCATCAGCCTCCTGTAAAGTCCTTCCTGGACAATGTTCTCCCCCACTCCACCCAAGAACTTCCAAAAGTTCCTTCACCCATCAACACTTACAATGGCTTCTCATTAG GCTTGAACGCGAATGTAAATATGGAACTTGGGGGGATAAAGGAACCACAATCCCGCCTGAGGAAGTGGACTACAGTTGATAATATGTCTCCTAATAATTCACTGGAACAGAACTCCAGTAAACACG GTGCTATTTCAAGTGGTTTTAGGCTTGAAGATTCTCCATTTGGTTCTTATGACTTCATGAACAGCAGTAACTCTCCATCCAGCCCTCCAGGATCTATAGGGGATGGCTGGCCCAGTGCCAAATCGCCAAATGGCTCCAGCAGTGTCAATTGGCCACCAG AATTTCGCCCTGGTGAGCCATGGAAAGGATATCCAAACATAGACCCTGAAACTGACCCCTATGTCACTCCTGGCAGTGTCATCAATAATCTGTCAATTAGTACTGTGCGGGGTGTTGACCACCTCAGGGACAGAAACAGTG GGTCATCCTCATCTCTGAACACCACGCTGCCTTCAAATAGTGCCTGGTCATCCATTCGTGCCTCCAACTACAATGTCTCCCACAGCAGTACCGCACAAAGCACTTCAG TCAGAAATAGTGATCCCAAACCAACTTGGCCCCCTGGTTCCGTCAGTAACACCTCCCTGGCTCATGAGCTGTGGAAAGTCCCTTTGCCATCTAAAAGCATCAGTGCTCCGTCCAGGCCTCCCCCAGGGCTCACTGGTCAGAAGCCGCCTTTATCTGCCTGGGATAATGGCTCCCTGCGCCTAGGTAGTGGGTGGGGAACTTCTGAATCCAGATACACTCCAG GTTCCACTTGGAGTGATAATAGCTCAGGGAGAATAACCAATTGGCTAGTTCTGAAAAACCTAACACCTCAA ATTGATGGCTCCACCCTGCGTACCCTGTGCATGCAGCATGGGCCTTTGATTACATTCCATCTGAACCTGCCCCATGGTACTGCTCTGGTCCGTTACAGTTCCAAGGAAGAGGTAGTAAAGGCACAAAAGTCTCTGCACAT GTGTGTTTTAGGGAACACTACTATCCTTGCCGAGTTTGCTAGTGAAGAGGAGATCAGTCGTTTCTTTGCACAAGGCCAGTCAATGACCCCTTCCCCAGGCTGGCAGTCCCTGGGCTCTAGCCATTCCCGGCTAGGTTCTCTGGATAGCCCCCACAGCATCTCGAATCGCGGAGATATCAATCACTGGAACAGCCCAGGTGCTTCTGGCTCCAGCTCTGGAGATCTTCATTGCACTTCTCTGTGGGGTACCCCAAACTATTCCACAAGCTTATGGGGTAACCCAAGCAGCGAGAgcaggggtctgagcagttcatcACCTGTCGGCGCTTTCCTACCTGTCGATCACTTAAACGGAGAGCCCATGTAG